The Fusobacterium sp. IOR10 genome window below encodes:
- a CDS encoding type I restriction endonuclease subunit R, protein MNFTENQLEEIYIELLEDLGYEHKIGSEIEKDQRGSYQEVLLLEELRNAIYRINKNISKDSKEEAIKKIRHLSNPILIGANEEFHNMITNGIDVPFRDEEGNDRYDKVYIFDFNNIVNNSFLAVNQFTIIQKTNRRPDIILFVNGIPLVVIELKSMINEDVGINTAYNQIQRYKDEISDLFKYNSFIVLSDGINAKAGTISSKLERFMSFRSVDGEEIRPKDEMMMETLTQGMLSKERILEITKDFILFMKSKNESIKILAQYHQFFAVKKALQNTKKAKESGGKIGVVWHTQGSGKSLTMTYYTGQLMKKFNNPTIVVVTDRNDLDNQLFDTFSKCKSYLVETPKQAENKDELREYLNVQSGGIIFTTIQKFAPKKDEEFIDIISNRKDIVVIADEAHRSQYGLDAKEDEKGNITYGYAKHIRDALPQANYIGFTGTPIDFEDRSTVSVFGNYIDTYDMTRAVEDGSTVKIYYENRFIKLKFNREYLDHLDTEVNETIKYLEEYDTEKKKREFSKLEALKSSPSRMKELALDIVNHWEKRRSVAFGKCMIVCMSRRICVDLYNEIIKLRPQWHNEDKEKGKIKVVMTNNISKDPMEWKQHFTTKDERKDLAERMKDIGDELEIAIVRDMWLTGFDVPCMNTMYIDKSMEGHNLMQAIARVNRVFKDKDSGLVVDYAGIADNLKKALNQYSVSDRKTTGIDLKKAISVMEEYYEIVRDIMHKYNYEKYESKKPSERVRAIIGGMNYILQLDIEKEGMEKEFIKQVSALAKAHALCISTSRGKKINEEVAYFKAVKATLVKIEKPKKERELTEDQINKKMADILGNTIISEEVIDVYKELGMKNPNMSVLSDEFLEEIKSMKYKNLAVEMLKKLIEGKIRISSKKNLVMSEKFSDRLKNSMESYKKKAITSFEVMEELIKMAKEFQKKQEEGNSLGLTDDEIAFYDALATEDILAQLEDCEILKTIAIELTKSIKKNLKVDWYEKVSAQALMRRNIKRLLRKYKYPPKGQKEVIETVLKQAKLMCQEIPA, encoded by the coding sequence ATGAATTTTACAGAAAATCAATTGGAAGAAATATATATAGAACTTCTAGAAGATCTTGGATATGAACATAAAATTGGTAGTGAAATAGAAAAAGATCAAAGAGGAAGCTATCAGGAAGTATTGCTATTAGAAGAATTAAGGAATGCAATATATAGAATAAATAAAAATATATCAAAGGATTCTAAAGAAGAAGCTATAAAAAAGATAAGACATTTATCAAATCCAATTCTAATAGGTGCCAATGAAGAATTTCATAATATGATAACAAATGGAATAGATGTTCCTTTTAGAGATGAAGAGGGAAATGATAGGTATGATAAAGTATACATATTTGATTTTAATAATATAGTAAACAATTCATTTTTAGCAGTAAACCAATTTACTATAATTCAAAAAACAAATAGAAGACCAGATATAATCTTATTTGTAAATGGAATTCCTTTAGTTGTGATAGAGTTAAAATCTATGATAAATGAAGATGTAGGGATAAATACAGCATATAATCAAATTCAAAGATATAAAGATGAAATATCAGATTTATTTAAATATAATTCATTTATTGTTTTGAGTGATGGGATAAATGCTAAGGCAGGAACTATTTCTTCTAAATTAGAAAGATTTATGAGTTTTAGAAGTGTTGATGGGGAAGAGATTAGACCTAAAGATGAAATGATGATGGAAACTCTTACTCAAGGAATGCTAAGCAAAGAAAGAATTTTAGAGATAACAAAAGATTTTATTTTATTTATGAAATCTAAAAATGAAAGTATAAAAATATTAGCTCAATACCATCAGTTCTTTGCTGTAAAAAAAGCTTTACAAAATACAAAAAAAGCAAAGGAAAGTGGAGGTAAAATAGGTGTTGTCTGGCATACTCAAGGTTCTGGGAAATCATTGACAATGACATATTATACAGGGCAATTAATGAAAAAATTTAATAATCCTACAATAGTAGTAGTTACAGATAGAAATGATTTAGATAATCAATTATTTGATACTTTTTCCAAATGTAAAAGTTATTTAGTTGAAACTCCAAAACAAGCAGAAAATAAGGATGAATTAAGAGAATATTTAAATGTTCAAAGTGGGGGAATAATATTTACAACTATTCAAAAGTTTGCTCCTAAAAAGGATGAAGAGTTTATTGATATTATATCCAATAGAAAAGATATAGTAGTAATAGCTGATGAGGCACATCGTAGTCAATATGGCTTAGATGCAAAGGAAGATGAGAAGGGAAACATTACTTATGGTTATGCTAAGCATATTAGAGACGCTCTTCCTCAAGCTAATTATATTGGATTTACAGGAACACCTATAGATTTTGAAGATAGATCAACTGTTTCAGTTTTTGGAAACTATATTGATACTTATGATATGACTAGAGCAGTTGAAGATGGATCTACAGTTAAAATATACTATGAAAATAGATTTATAAAATTAAAATTTAATAGAGAATATTTGGATCATTTGGATACTGAGGTAAATGAAACAATAAAATATCTAGAGGAATATGATACAGAAAAGAAAAAAAGAGAATTTTCTAAATTAGAAGCCCTTAAGAGTAGTCCTTCTAGAATGAAAGAACTAGCTTTAGATATTGTTAATCACTGGGAGAAGAGAAGAAGTGTTGCCTTTGGAAAATGTATGATTGTTTGTATGTCTAGGAGAATATGTGTAGATCTATACAATGAAATTATAAAATTAAGGCCACAATGGCATAATGAAGATAAAGAAAAAGGTAAAATAAAAGTTGTTATGACAAATAATATTTCAAAGGACCCTATGGAATGGAAACAGCATTTTACAACAAAAGATGAAAGAAAAGATCTAGCAGAGAGAATGAAAGATATTGGTGATGAGCTTGAAATAGCAATTGTAAGAGATATGTGGCTAACTGGTTTTGATGTCCCTTGTATGAATACAATGTATATTGATAAAAGTATGGAAGGGCATAATTTAATGCAGGCTATAGCTAGAGTAAATAGGGTATTCAAAGATAAAGATAGTGGTTTAGTTGTTGATTATGCAGGAATAGCAGATAATCTAAAAAAAGCTTTAAATCAATATTCTGTTTCAGATAGAAAAACCACAGGAATAGATTTAAAAAAAGCAATAAGTGTTATGGAAGAATATTATGAGATTGTAAGAGATATTATGCATAAATATAATTATGAAAAATATGAAAGTAAAAAACCATCAGAAAGAGTAAGAGCTATTATAGGTGGAATGAATTATATTTTACAATTGGATATAGAAAAAGAAGGAATGGAAAAGGAATTTATTAAACAAGTTTCTGCTTTAGCAAAAGCACATGCTCTTTGTATATCAACTTCAAGAGGTAAAAAAATAAATGAAGAAGTAGCTTATTTTAAAGCTGTAAAAGCAACTCTTGTAAAGATAGAAAAACCTAAAAAAGAAAGAGAATTAACAGAGGATCAAATTAATAAAAAGATGGCAGATATTTTAGGAAATACAATTATTTCTGAAGAAGTTATAGATGTATATAAAGAATTAGGGATGAAAAATCCAAATATGTCTGTATTATCAGATGAATTTTTAGAAGAAATTAAATCAATGAAATATAAAAATTTAGCTGTAGAAATGTTGAAAAAATTAATAGAAGGAAAAATAAGAATCAGCTCAAAGAAAAATTTAGTTATGTCAGAAAAATTTTCAGATAGATTGAAAAATTCTATGGAATCTTATAAGAAAAAAGCTATAACAAGTTTTGAAGTAATGGAAGAATTAATAAAAATGGCAAAAGAATTTCAAAAAAAACAAGAAGAAGGAAATTCTTTAGGATTAACAGATGATGAGATAGCTTTTTATGATGCTTTAGCAACAGAAGATATCTTAGCTCAGTTAGAAGATTGTGAAATTTTAAAAACTATTGCAATAGAATTAACTAAATCAATAAAGAAAAATTTAAAAGTTGATTGGTATGAAAAAGTATCAGCTCAAGCATTAATGAGAAGGAATATAAAAAGATTACTTAGAAAATATAAATATCCACCAAAAGGGCAAAAGGAAGTTATAGAAACAGTGTTAAAACAGGCTAAATTAATGTGCCAAGAGATACCAGCTTAA